A stretch of the Bacteroidota bacterium genome encodes the following:
- a CDS encoding type II toxin-antitoxin system HicB family antitoxin encodes MRTYTVVIERDPDTHLLVGYVPGFPGAHSQAESLDELDRNMREVIEMLLEDGEPDFEGEFVGTHLVSVAA; translated from the coding sequence ATGCGAACCTACACTGTCGTTATCGAACGCGACCCCGACACCCATCTTCTCGTTGGCTACGTCCCCGGGTTTCCCGGGGCGCACTCGCAAGCGGAGAGTCTCGACGAACTCGACCGCAACATGCGTGAGGTGATCGAGATGCTGCTGGAAGACGGCGAGCCGGACTTCGAGGGGGAGTTCGTCGGAACCCACCTCGTTTCCGTAGCAGCTTGA
- a CDS encoding DUF3098 domain-containing protein — translation MAKAPRKSRRSAARKTARLVFDRTNYVLLGACVGAIILGYTLMRVENEVDGFLSLYVAPLMILGGYLGVIVAILRRPKEAEEPRSA, via the coding sequence ATGGCGAAAGCCCCCCGCAAGTCCCGCCGCTCCGCCGCCCGCAAGACGGCCCGCCTCGTCTTCGACCGCACGAACTACGTGCTGCTCGGCGCGTGCGTCGGGGCCATCATCCTCGGCTACACGCTGATGCGCGTCGAGAACGAGGTCGACGGGTTCCTCTCGCTCTACGTCGCCCCGCTGATGATCCTCGGCGGCTACCTCGGCGTCATCGTCGCCATTCTCCGCCGTCCGAAAGAAGCCGAGGAGCCCCGCTCCGCGTAA
- a CDS encoding type II toxin-antitoxin system HicA family toxin yields the protein MRQRGSHKQFRHAGGRATTVPFHETLRHRC from the coding sequence GTGCGGCAGCGCGGCTCGCACAAGCAATTTCGCCACGCGGGCGGACGAGCGACCACGGTGCCTTTTCACGAGACGTTGCGCCATCGCTGCTGA
- a CDS encoding aldo/keto reductase, translated as MIHIELGEERVPALGLGTWQLSGDAARDGVAHALDLGYRHIDTAQVYENEAAVGQGLRAANVDRDAVFLTTKVWRDRLRYRDLMASADDSLRRLDVDYVDLLLVHWPNEDIELAETLDALQEVQHAQKARHIGVSNFTPSLLGEALRQAPGLVCNQVEYHPYLDQSGILEVVREHGLFLTAYSPIARGQVMDDEVVQEVAAAHGKSPVQVTLRWLVQQDRVAAIPKAASPEHREANLAIFDFALSDDEIAALSALAQPDGRMIDPDFAPAWET; from the coding sequence ATGATCCACATCGAACTCGGCGAGGAGCGCGTTCCGGCGCTCGGCCTCGGCACCTGGCAGCTCAGCGGCGACGCGGCCCGCGACGGCGTCGCCCACGCGCTCGACCTCGGCTACCGGCACATCGACACGGCGCAGGTCTACGAGAACGAGGCCGCCGTCGGCCAGGGCCTCCGCGCCGCGAACGTGGACCGCGATGCCGTCTTCCTCACGACGAAAGTCTGGCGCGACCGTCTCCGCTACCGCGACCTCATGGCCTCGGCCGACGACAGCCTGCGGAGACTCGATGTGGACTACGTCGACCTCCTCCTCGTGCACTGGCCGAACGAGGACATCGAACTGGCCGAGACGCTCGACGCGTTGCAGGAGGTCCAGCACGCCCAAAAGGCCCGGCACATCGGCGTCTCGAACTTCACCCCGTCGCTGCTCGGCGAGGCGCTCCGGCAGGCTCCCGGCCTCGTCTGCAACCAGGTCGAGTATCACCCCTACCTCGACCAGAGCGGGATCCTGGAGGTCGTGCGCGAGCACGGGCTGTTCCTGACCGCCTACAGCCCGATTGCGCGCGGCCAGGTGATGGACGACGAGGTGGTTCAGGAGGTCGCCGCGGCGCACGGCAAGAGTCCGGTGCAGGTCACGCTCCGGTGGCTCGTCCAGCAGGACCGCGTCGCCGCCATCCCCAAGGCTGCCAGCCCGGAGCACCGCGAGGCCAACCTCGCCATCTTCGACTTTGCCCTCTCCGACGACGAGATAGCTGCCCTCTCTGCCCTCGCCCAACCCGACGGCCGCATGATAGACCCCGACTTCGCCCCGGCGTGGGAGACCTAG